In Mariluticola halotolerans, one DNA window encodes the following:
- a CDS encoding MarR family winged helix-turn-helix transcriptional regulator translates to MAGFSMDQSNDGTVRLGHLASDLSFATRALRARLRDQNAAFYKTHGVESGGIAILSLIGLNPGISQKELAGAIVLKKSAMTKVVNQMEAQGLIERRKGDGDKRVNALYLSAVGTQHYNSMMSDMLERQNRLLAPLSPGERTLFFEMMWRLIDQFDGDADAE, encoded by the coding sequence ATGGCAGGATTTTCGATGGATCAGAGCAATGACGGAACCGTGCGTCTCGGTCATCTCGCCTCGGATCTGTCGTTCGCCACGCGCGCCTTGCGCGCCCGCCTGAGAGACCAGAATGCCGCGTTCTACAAAACGCATGGTGTGGAGTCGGGTGGCATCGCCATTCTCAGCCTTATCGGCCTGAATCCAGGCATTTCCCAGAAGGAACTGGCCGGTGCGATTGTGCTGAAGAAGTCCGCCATGACCAAGGTTGTGAACCAGATGGAGGCACAAGGTCTGATCGAACGCCGAAAGGGCGATGGCGACAAAAGGGTCAATGCTTTGTATCTGAGCGCTGTCGGCACGCAGCATTACAACAGCATGATGTCTGACATGCTTGAGCGGCAAAATAGACTGCTGGCCCCGCTGTCACCGGGCGAGCGTACGCTTTTCTTTGAGATGATGTGGCGCTTGATCGATCAGTTCGACGGTGACGCCGACGCAGAATGA